Genomic DNA from Shouchella patagoniensis:
TTTTATCGAAGCAATTCGTGAAGGTGCAGAAGAGCCGATAGAAATTCAATTGCCAAAAAAAGTGTTTAAAGAGTTAAATTTACAAGAACATGAGGAAGCTTATATAAGACCGGAGAAACTTGGGGTATTTCAAGTAGGAGAATATGTGATTTAAGAAAAAGAGGTTGTTAGTACAGACGACAGACAAGACCATAGATAAAAAATCTCTGCGATAGTATCTCAGAGATTTTTTTGAGTTGATAGAAGTTCATCCTTTAATTGACTTACTATTTAATTTTACTTACTAGAGAGAGGATAAAGGATAAGCATCATCTATTCCACATCAGTAAGTGTTTTTTACGTTAAAACAGCGCGGTCGTTTGCGAATGCATCACCACGAATTTTTTGGAATTCTTGAAGCAATTTCACAACAGTCAATCGTTGTTTCTCCTCATAGGATGCTTCAAAGATAATTTGTCCTTTGTCCATCATAATTAGGCGATTTCCAAGATCGAGTGCTTGTTGCATATTATGAGTAACCATTAATGTAGTTAAGTTTGTATGTTCCACGATATCTTTCGTTTTACTTGTAATTAAAGCAGCTCGAGATGGATCCAGTGCTGCCGTATGTTCATCAAGAAGTAAGAGGGATGGATTTGTAAATGTCGCCATTAATAGAGATAATGCCTGTCTTTCACCACCAGAGAGAAAGCCGACTTTCGCAGAGAGGCGATCTTCAAGTCCAAGTCCGAGTGAGGCTAGTTGCTCTTTAAAAAAAGATCGTCTGCTTTTCGTTACACCCATCTTGAAATAGGAACGCTTTCTAGCACGGCTAAAAGCGATTGCCATATTTTCTTCGATCGTCATTGTTGGCGCGGTACCTGCTTGAGGATCTTGGAAAACGCGACCAATCAGTTTTGATCGTCCGTGTTCTGCAAGAGCTGTGACGTTTTTACCATCAATTTCGATTGTTCCTGTGTCGGGTGGGAGGTGCCCAGCAATTAAATTCATTAATGTTGATTTTCCGGCACCGTTGCTACCAATAATCGTAACAAAATCTCCATGCTCTAAATGCAAGTTCACTTGATCCAAAGCCGTTTTTTCATCAACTGAACCTTCATTAAACATTTTATGAATATTATTTAGACGAAGCAATCTGGTCGCCTCCTTTTGTACTACTTTGCAACTCTTTCATTCGTTTTGCTTTACGCCGTCGATCTTTTTGCCGATCAATAATCGATGGTACTACAAGAGCAATAATAACGATAACGGCAGTAATCAAACGTAAGTCGCCAGCTTGAAGAAAATCAACACGAAGTGCAGAGGCGACAATTATGCGATAAATAATAGCTCCAAGAATAACTGCAAATGTAATTTTCATAAGAGAACCTTTACCAAAAATGGATTCTCCGATAATAACAGATGCAAGACCAATAATAATCATCCCAATGCCCATGCTCACATCTGCGAAATTAGTGTATTGGGTGACCGTAGCGCCAGCAAGTGCTACAAATGCATTAGACATGCCAAGACCGATAATCTTAAGCCGGTCCGTATTGGCAGAAAAGCTTTGAATCATTTTAGGATTATCCCCTGTTGCCCGTAAGGCCAGACCAGATTCGGTTTTAAGAAAGAAATCAATAATTAGCTTTACGGCTAAAACTAGGACAAGCATAAATAATACGATTCCCCAAGTGGAAGGAGTAAAGCTAGAAAGCCCGATAGATGAAAGAAAATTGTTAAAGGCATTGTCGATAGGCAAGCTTTGCCACCACGTTCCAAATAACGAAACGAGTGTTTCATCATTGCGAAGCGAGATATTTGAGCTTCCCATGATTCGTAAATTGATTGAATATAAAGCGATCATCATTAAAATACCGGATAAAAGTGGATTGATCTTTCCTTTTGTATGAAGTGTTCCCGTAATACAACCAGCTAGAAACCCTGCTAAAAGTGCGCAAAACGTTGCTAAAAGTGGCGGGTAGCCACTAGAAATCATAATTGCAGCTACGGCTCCACCAGTTACAAAACTACCATCAACAGTGAGGTCAGGAAAATCGAGCACACGAAACGATAAATAGACACCAAGTGCCATGATTCCATAAATTAAGCCTAGTTCAACCGCTCCAAAAGTGGAGAGAAAAATTGGGTTTGACATCGTTGTCCACTTCCTTTGCAGTTACTCGGTAATGACATCTTCAGCTAATTCATCCCAGCTTGTGTTCCAATCTAATCCCATTCGTTCAGCCGCACCTTTATTAAATACAAGCTTCAACTCTGGAGGAAGCTCAACGGACATTGTGCTAACATCGGCACCATTCTCTAAGATTTCTACAGCCATTTCACCAGTTTTATAACCGATATCATAATAAGAGAATCCAAACCCGGCAAAACCGCCAGCTTCAACAGAATCAAGCTCACCAACAAACAATGGTAGGCTTTCCCTTTCGGCAACATTGATAATCGAATCAAGTCCAGCGACTGCGTCATTGTCCGTAATAATATAAAAGGCATCGATGGATCCAAGTAAACTTTCAGCCGCTGTTAGTACATCCGCTGTCGTTTGAATAGGCGCCTCATGAATAGTCATACCTAAGGCAGCGGCGGCTTCTTTTGCAAGCGAGACTTGGTGCTGGGAGTTTTGTTCTCCTGTGTTGTAAATCATGCCAATGTTTTCATAGCCAAATTCTTCGTTCATTAACTCAATTGAATTGGAGATAGCATCTGGATGAAAATCTACTGTACCTGATGCATTGCCGCCAGGTTCTTCTAAGGATTCAACGAGTTGAGCTCCAACTGGATCGGTAACAGAAGTAAATAGAATTGGGGCATCAGTCACTGATGATTCCATAAATTGTGCAGCAGGTGTGGCATTAGCAAAAACTAGATCAAGTCCTTCGCTTGCAAAGTTGTCTGCGATCGACTGCAATTGATTTTGATCTCCATTTGGATTGGCATCATTGTAATTTACATTAAGACCAGCTTCTTCAATCGCTGCTTTGAATCCTTCCGTAGCCTGATCAAGAGAAGGATGATCAGCGTATTGCACGACACCAATCTCATAAGAATCTTCTCCAGATGTTTCCCCGTCACCGCATGCAGTAAGCACACTCGATGCAACCAACCCAATCATGAGCAAATACTTTTTGTTCATTTGTTCTCCCCCTAAAGATCAACTAATTTGATAATAGAATAGCTAGTAAAAGATCATTTCTATAATAGAAACATAACTTATTCGAAAGATTTAGTCTATATGATAATTTAAATAATTTAACAGAAACAATCATTATAATGGAAATTTGTTAAAAGAATGGCTCTTTTCTGTTAAAATAATCTTTATATAAAGATTATTCTCTACCATAAGGTGTTTTACTTAATTGGGGATAATTGTGAGAGGAGAGATAGTCATGTGCGATCGCAAAGATGGTAATCAAATTAAAAGAGGTAAAACAATCAATCTAGTTGAGTACATCTATTAACAAGAGTGTTTAACTGTTAAATTGGAGGAGTATGAATTAAAAGGTTTTGATATGTGGGCAGATAACTACGATCAAACAGTACAGGTAAGTGAAGAAACGAATTCATACCCATTTGCTGGATACAAGGAAATTCTTAATCAACTTTATAATGAAATAATGAAGCGAGAGCTTTCGGTCATACTAGATATTGGTTTTGGAACAGGAATATTGGCGAACAAGTTGTATGAAAATGGTCACCAAATTGAAGGAATTGATTTTTCAGACCGAATGATTGAGATTGCATCGAGGAAAATGCCTAAAGCTAGGTTGTTAAACTGGGATATATCGAGGGGTTTACCAAGTGAGGTTAAAGAGAAACGCTATGATTCAATTGTTAGTACTTATGCGCTGCACCACTTAACGGATGCCGAGAAGAAGACTTTTTTAGAAGAAGCAGTTGCTTTATTAAAAGTAGATGGAACGCTGTACATTGGCGACGTCGCCTTTCAAACGCGTCCAAAATTAAAACAATGTCGTCTTGACCATTTACCAGACTGGGATGAAGAGGAGCATTACTTTGTTGCCGATGAATTAATAAATGACATAAATTTCTTTGCTGATGTAACATTTCATCAACTATCACATTGCGGCGGGATTTTTGTTATCAAGAAAAAGAATTAGATAAAAAATGGTTGTTTAGCTTGTTTACAAAGCCCCATGAAAACGGGATTTTGTCAACAAGCTTTTTTACTGATGAGTGATTGTCTAGTACTATTCTCCTGTTTTGTTCCGCTTCTAGTCGCCTATCGTCGTCCCCAACGGCATTGAAAGACACTAATTTAATGGCTCTTTTTTTATATTCGTTTGATCTTAGACCCGCAAGTGCTTAGAGTCATGAGGTTGATTCCGTTAATAAACAAAAAAACATAACTTCTATACTATTTTATGGTAAACTAAAGTAGGATATAATTACCGCAATTTATTCATTCATACTATTATTTTAAGAGGAAGTGAACAAATGAGCAATAAGACGCTTGAATCTGTCGAGAAGACAGAAGTAATTGAAGGTGTAAAACAAGTAAGCACGCCGTCTAATAGCCAAAGGAATACTGGTGGTCCAAGTCGCGTAATGAAGTGGACATTTGGTGGGTTAGAAGCTTTATGGGGCTTCCCTATGATAGGTGGACTACTTATTTTAAGTCTTGCATGGGTTCCATTAGGAATTATGCTTATTCTACATATCATTGGTTTAGTTTTTGCAGCTAAAGAAAATCGTAGCAAAACGGGTCATATTTTGGGCGTGTTAGCTTCGGCTCTTGGTTGGATTCCTGGTGTTGGTATGATACTTCATATCCTTGCTGCAGTATTCCTAATGATTGAAGCAGGTAAAAACAACTAAGAAGCACTTATTTTAAAGAGGTATCTCTATAGAGATACCTCTTTTTTGTACGCCTGACAAGTGCACAAGATCCATTATTCATGTCCCTAACGGTGAAGGGCGTGTAAGTGGTTAGCTAATGGCAATGGTGTTTGAGATGAGTCGGAATCTGAAGGAAGTGGGAGGGGGACATCTAGGAGGGTGGGGCGCATGCGGTCACAAAAGAAAATCTTGTACCAAGAGGTGAATCTAAATGAATCGCGACCTGTCACGAGGTAATCTTATCGCGTCATTAAAACGTTCGAATCAATATTTTAGTAGAAATCTCGTCGGTTTTTGAACGAGCGACGAGATCGATGGATTGGAA
This window encodes:
- a CDS encoding class I SAM-dependent methyltransferase translates to MEEYELKGFDMWADNYDQTVQVSEETNSYPFAGYKEILNQLYNEIMKRELSVILDIGFGTGILANKLYENGHQIEGIDFSDRMIEIASRKMPKARLLNWDISRGLPSEVKEKRYDSIVSTYALHHLTDAEKKTFLEEAVALLKVDGTLYIGDVAFQTRPKLKQCRLDHLPDWDEEEHYFVADELINDINFFADVTFHQLSHCGGIFVIKKKN
- a CDS encoding ABC transporter ATP-binding protein, yielding MLRLNNIHKMFNEGSVDEKTALDQVNLHLEHGDFVTIIGSNGAGKSTLMNLIAGHLPPDTGTIEIDGKNVTALAEHGRSKLIGRVFQDPQAGTAPTMTIEENMAIAFSRARKRSYFKMGVTKSRRSFFKEQLASLGLGLEDRLSAKVGFLSGGERQALSLLMATFTNPSLLLLDEHTAALDPSRAALITSKTKDIVEHTNLTTLMVTHNMQQALDLGNRLIMMDKGQIIFEASYEEKQRLTVVKLLQEFQKIRGDAFANDRAVLT
- a CDS encoding ABC transporter permease, with protein sequence MFLSTFGAVELGLIYGIMALGVYLSFRVLDFPDLTVDGSFVTGGAVAAIMISSGYPPLLATFCALLAGFLAGCITGTLHTKGKINPLLSGILMMIALYSINLRIMGSSNISLRNDETLVSLFGTWWQSLPIDNAFNNFLSSIGLSSFTPSTWGIVLFMLVLVLAVKLIIDFFLKTESGLALRATGDNPKMIQSFSANTDRLKIIGLGMSNAFVALAGATVTQYTNFADVSMGIGMIIIGLASVIIGESIFGKGSLMKITFAVILGAIIYRIIVASALRVDFLQAGDLRLITAVIVIIALVVPSIIDRQKDRRRKAKRMKELQSSTKGGDQIASSK
- a CDS encoding ABC transporter substrate-binding protein, whose product is MNKKYLLMIGLVASSVLTACGDGETSGEDSYEIGVVQYADHPSLDQATEGFKAAIEEAGLNVNYNDANPNGDQNQLQSIADNFASEGLDLVFANATPAAQFMESSVTDAPILFTSVTDPVGAQLVESLEEPGGNASGTVDFHPDAISNSIELMNEEFGYENIGMIYNTGEQNSQHQVSLAKEAAAALGMTIHEAPIQTTADVLTAAESLLGSIDAFYIITDNDAVAGLDSIINVAERESLPLFVGELDSVEAGGFAGFGFSYYDIGYKTGEMAVEILENGADVSTMSVELPPELKLVFNKGAAERMGLDWNTSWDELAEDVITE